A stretch of the Vigna radiata var. radiata cultivar VC1973A chromosome 7, Vradiata_ver6, whole genome shotgun sequence genome encodes the following:
- the LOC106768198 gene encoding uncharacterized protein LOC106768198, which produces MSSNKPSSMPSNPNSRSSEISNPMRRSFTGNPFNKPSIVPIHGAKTPANSPLDFSRRGSVGVRESGGSLRDSLDNKENGKDQSLKPVKVRSPAVCSKGSKNFMSPTISASCKINESPRKRVLTERNEVVPGPLDPKSHVRKVTFSDPLEEGPRSSLTSEDLSGDSETLMSKNDADSSFETVNNLNVNNLLVPEDDIHTEPSFENEPDFVNLDPTFKLSPTATPPVSLKATVVSPLGADPLIPPYDPKTNYLSPRPQFLHYKPKSRIEIFRERELEDSSISGSFSDSEITEDTQSEGSQKESDVSSDEIVKEEECGQISESSPAKETLMPEIFGEAKEVPKPRFTVRAKAVALILLLAVAFLSISVTDPPVIDRTVFQDLYRVYESSEFSVFARDKFDQLTQFAETNFDEIAQNLQTWFTKLLSSLSDFVSDIRGAQNLAELQYYNLTVQQDDSMVYQYPIFGGGENEIGETHAPIWDIEESVVAADIVSDYIEEDISEEHYEVHEEQVRRDIATVTEVENVFHAPDSEQLAEAGSLDSATITGVESVLDAPESDEVLNMVESEQLAEVGNLEDNLAQEAEVGNLEENLAQEAETNLNVENQQSLNSEIAELSNEAYDSVTSQAQEYDVSKQSLDSDVAKVNDDVAEEKPTTIDAAIKGNEGQLEAIHDSLVFIYLVIGAGTVIIAGAGINWFRKGKNKSKSSMKQPLELQKVSFPSNNQQISPEKSRGPIEMDMIEDSSETSSFQQSSFYSENVANEGHKPGPEKKRKSNYRRESLASSSSDYSTGSQSYGSLTVYEKISKKQGHGDDNVITTPVRRSSRIRNQATSPS; this is translated from the exons ATGTCTTCTAACAAACCATCTTCAATGCCTTCAAACCCTAATTCAAGAAGTTCCGAAATCAGTAACCCCATGAGAAGGAGTTTCACTGGAAACCCCTTCAACAAACCTTCAATTGTCCCAATTCATGGAGCCAAAACTCCCGCCAACAGCCCTTTAG ATTTTTCTAGAAGAGGATCTGTTGGGGTTCGTGAAAGTGGAGGGTCGCTGAGGGACTCCTTGGATAacaaagaaaatgggaaagatCAATCTTTGAAACCGGTAAAGGTTCGATCGCCAGCTGTTTGCTCAAAGGGCTCAAAGAATTTCATGTCTCCAACCATTTCTGCTTCCTGCAAGATCAATGAGTCTCCCCGAAAGAGAGTCCTAACCGAGCGGAACGAAGTAGTTCCAGGTCCCTTGGACCCGAAAAGCCACGTTCGTAAGGTAACTTTTTCTGATCCCTTGGAGGAAGGCCCCAGATCTTCCTTGACTAGTGAGGATTTGAGTGGTGACAGTGAAACTTTGATGTCAAAGAATGATGCAGATTCGTCTTTTGAAACTGTCAATAACTTGAATGTGAATAATCTTCTGGTTCCAGAAGATGACATTCACACTGAACCATCATTTGAAAATGAGCCTGATTTTGTTAACCTTGACCCTACTTTTAAGCTTAGCCCCACTGCCACTCCTCCTGTTTCATTGAAAGCTACCGTGGTTTCCCCTCTTGGTGCAGATCCCTTGATACCTCCTTATGACCCTAAAACCAACTACCTCTCCCCCAGACCGCAGTTTCTTCACTACAAACCTAAATCACGAATTGAAATCTTTAGGGAAAGGGAATTAGAGGACAGCTCCATATCTGGAAGCTTTTCGGATTCAGAAATCACGGAGGATACTCAATCTGAAGGCTCGCAGAAGGAGTCGGATGTTTCTTCGGATGAAATTGTAAAGGAAGAAGAGTGTGGCCAGATCTCCGAATCGAGTCCTGCTAAGGAGACTCTCATGCCAGAAATATTTGGTGAAGCAAAAGAAGTGCCAAAACCACGTTTCACAGTGAGAGCAAAGGCTGTTGCTCTGATTTTGCTTCTTGCAGTTGCTTTTCTGTCGATCTCGGTCACAGATCCTCCTGTAATTGATCGAACTGTGTTTCAAGACCTCTACAGGGTTTATGAATCCTCTGAATTTTCAGTGTTTGCAAGAGATAAATTTGATCAACTCACCCAGTTTGCAGAAACAAATTTTGATGAGATAGCTCAAAATTTGCAAACTTGGTTTACCAAGTTGTTGTCATCATTATCTGATTTTGTTTCCGATATTAGAGGGGCACAAAACCTGGCCGAGTtgcaatattataatttgacggTTCAGCAGGATGATTCCATGGTGTATCAGTATCCTATATTTGGTGGCGGTGAAAATGAAATTGGTGAGACTCACGCACCAATATGGGACATCGAAGAAAGTGTTGTTGCTGCAGATATTGTGAGTGATTATATTGAGGAGGATATTTCCGAGGAGCATTATGAAGTACATGAAGAACAAGTTCGGCGAGATATTGCAACAGTTACTGAAGTTGAAAATGTTTTCCATGCTCCAGATTCAGAGCAGCTGGCTGAAGCAGGAAGCTTAGATAGTGCTACAATTACTGGAGTTGAAAGTGTTTTGGATGCTCCAGAATCAGATGAAGTACTCAATATGGTAGAATCAGAGCAGCTGGCTGAGGTGGGAAACTTGGAAGACAACCTGGCACAAGAAGCTGAAGTGGGAAACTTGGAAGAAAACCTGGCACAAGAAGCTGAGACTAACTTAAATGTTGAAAATCAGCAAAGTTTGAATTCGGAGATTGCTGAACTTAGTAATGAAGCGTATGACTCAGTTACAAGTCAGGCACAAGAATATGATGTCAGCAAGCAAAGTTTGGATTCTGATGTTGCTAAGGTGAATGATGATGTAGCagaggaaaaaccaacaaccatAGATGCTGCAATCAAAGGGAATGAAGGGCAATTAGAAGCAATTCACGATTCACTTGTGTTTATATATCTAGTTATCGGTGCTGGTACTGTTATAATTGCAGGTGCAGGTATCAACTGGTTTAGGAAGggtaaaaacaaaagcaagagcTCAATGAAGCAACCTCTGGAGTTGCAAAAGGTCTCCTTTCCATCTAATAACCAGCAGATTTCGCCAGAGAAGTCACGTGGGCCCATAGAAATGGACATGATTGAAGATTCTTCAGAAACGAGCAGCTTTCAGCAAAGCTCGTTCTACAGCGAAAATGTAGCGAATGAAGGTCACAAACCAGGCCCTGAGAAGAAGCGTAAGAGTAACTACAGGAGAGAATCTTTGGCCTCTTCTTCATCAGACTATTCCACAGGTTCCCAGTCGTATGGAAGCTTAACGGTGTACGAGAAAATTTCAAAGAAGCAG GGACATGGAGATGATAATGTGATCACTACCCCTGTTAGGCGTTCAAGTAGAATTAGAAACCAAGCCACTTCTCCTTCTTAG
- the LOC111242089 gene encoding uncharacterized protein LOC111242089 has translation MRRSFTGNPFNKPSIVPIHGAKTPANSPLDFSRRGSVGVRESGGSLRDSLDNKENGKDQSLKPVKVRSPAVCSKGSKNFMSPTISASCKINESLRKGVLTERNEVVPSPVDPKSHVRKLPWFPPLGVDPLIPPYDPKTNYLSPRSRMFLRIDLVSSVMQLLNIYFKMDFIRWPWKYYRYVEHRFHLMGT, from the exons ATGAGAAGGAGTTTCACTGGAAACCCCTTCAACAAACCTTCAATTGTCCCAATTCATGGAGCCAAAACTCCCGCCAACAGCCCTTTAG ATTTTTCTAGAAGAGGATCTGTTGGGGTTCGTGAAAGTGGAGGGTCACTGAGGGACTCCTTGGATAacaaagaaaatgggaaagatCAATCTTTGAAACCGGTGAAGGTTCGATCGCCAGCTGTTTGCTCAAAGGGTTCAAAGAATTTCATGTCTCCAACCATTTCTGCTTCCTGCAAGATCAATGAGTCTCTCCGAAAGGGAGTCCTAACTGAGCGGAACGAAGTAGTTCCAAGTCCTGTGGACCCGAAAAGCCACGTTCGTAAG CTACCGTGGTttccccctcttggtgtagaTCCCTTGATACCTCCTTATGACCCTAAAACCAACTACCTCTCCCCCAGGAGTCGGATGTTTCTCCGAATCGATTTGGTTTCTTCTGTCATGCAGCTCTTGAATATTTATTTCAAGATGGATTTCATCCG GTGGCCATGGAAATATTACAGGTATGTGGAACATAGATTTCATTTAATGGGAACTTGA
- the LOC106766569 gene encoding starch synthase 3, chloroplastic/amyloplastic-like encodes MEMSFHLDAKTAFPNGKTGFGAGFFFPTTAQRNQSVKGKVKTVWHSISMNASGDFSSKKKKIFIAMPKGNGNCSKDLVLVPSIGTSNLVGKNEKAYIFNKKDIVEASNEKLVGYPKIITIIEEPDVNGSNHKVNREVVIGKIDYHVDDILSEEATQVLKSQLEERFQRQEIERIAKENESLQNKLFVYPPVAMCGQDIEVFLNRSLSTLCIQSDIFIKGGFNNWRWKPFTERLNKTDLQSGDWWSCRLHVPKEAYRMDFVLFNGKTVYDNNDEKDFFIPVIGGMDAFGFEDFLLEEKRKELEKLAKEQAEKDEQEQLRRKMEAEKAAREEDRSMAIAEVEKKKMLLQKLTQNAVKSVKNLWHMEAIEFEGKDLVRLYYNRKSGPLANVPEVWLHGGYNGWKEKVSFVKRLVKIGSKNGDWWCADVVLPEKAIVLDWVFANAPPRNASVYDNNNNKDFRALVSKVIPDEETWILEQERIYIKLQEQRRLKEEALAAKDEKTAIIKAKTKEKTLQRFLHSRKHIVFTEPLRVQAGSTITVFYNPCNTILKGKQEVWFTHSFNRWTHRNGSFPPQKMLSSKIETYLKTSVKVPLDAYMIDFVFSDQKDGGIFDNNNTMDYHIPVSGSIVKETTLNIVHIAVEMAPIAKVGGLGDVVTSLSRAIQELDHNVDIILPKYDCLNLSNVKDFRYHRNYLWNGSEIKVWHGTVEGLSVYFLEPQNEFFRAGCIYGRENDAERFGFFCHAALEYLFQDGFQPDIIHCHDWSSAPVTWLCKEQYRQCLSKAGVVFTVHNLEFGAHLIGKAMAYTDKATTVSPTYSREVYENPIFGPHFDKFHGILNGIDPDIWDPFNDKFIPMSYTSENVVEGKKAAKEALQQRLGLKTVDRPLLGVISRLTHQKGIHLIKHAIYRTLERGGQVVLLGSAPDPRIQNDFANLANELHSLHYDRVRLCLVYDEPLSHLIYAGADFIAVPSIFEPCGLTQLIAMRYGSIPVVRKTGGLYDTVFDVDHDKDRAQAQDLEPNGFNFDGSDAAGVDYALNRAISRWYEDRDWFNSLCKRVMEQDWSWNRPALDYLELYHVARRAP; translated from the exons ATGGAGATGTCTTTCCACCTCGACGCCAAAACGGCGTTCCCCAATGGAAAAACGGGCTTCGGCGCTGGCTTCTTCTTCCCTACCACTGCCCAAAGAAACCAATCAGTTAAG GGTAAAGTGAAGACTGTTTGGCACTCTATCTCCATGAATGCCAGTGGAG ATTTTTCaagtaaaaagaagaagatcTTTATTGCAATGCCCAAGGGAAATGGTAATTGTTCCAAGGATTTGGTCCTAGTACCATCTATTGGAACAAGTAATCTAGtcggaaaaaatgaaaaggctTATATATTTAACAAGAAAGATATTGTCGAAGCTTCAAATGAAAAGTTAGTTGGCTATccaaaaattattacaattattgAAGAACCAGATGTTAATGGCAGTAATCATAAAGTAAATAGAGAAGTTGTGATTGGAAAAATAGATTATCACGTTGATGATATATTAAGTGAAGAAGCTACTCAAGTATTGAAGTCACAGTTAGAAGAAAGATTTCAAAGACAAGAAATAGAGAGGATCGCAAAGGAAAATGAGTCACTCCAAAACAAGTTATTTGTATATCCTCCTGTTGCTATGTGTGGTCAAGATATTGAAGTGTTTCTTAACAGAAGTCTTTCAACTTTGTGTATTCAGtcagatatttttattaaaggagGTTTTAATAATTGGAGAtggaaaccttttactgagagATTGAATAAAACAGACCTACAAAGTGGTGATTGGTGGTCTTGTCGACTACATGTTCCAAAAGAAGCCTATAGAATGGACTTTGTGTTATTCAATGGGAAAACAGTTTATGACAATAATGACGAAAAGGATTTCTTCATACCTGTTATTGGTGGAATGGATGCATTTGGGTTTGAGGATTTCTTGCTCGAGGAGAAACGTAAAGAACTAGAAAAACTTGCTAAGGAGCAAGCTGAAAAAGATGAGCAAGAACAACTTAGAAGAAAAATGGAGGCTGAGAAGGCTGCGAGAGAGGAAGATAGATCAATGGCTATAGCAGAggtagaaaagaagaaaatgttgttgCAAAAGTTGACCCAAAATGCAGTAAAATCTGTTAAAAATCTTTGGCACATGGAAGCTATTGAGTTTGAAGGAAAAGATTTGGTcagattatattataatagaaaatcAGGTCCTCTTGCAAACGTTCCAGAAGTATGGCTTCATGGTGGCTACAATGGTTGGAAGGAAAAAGTATCATTTGTTAAAAGGCTTGTCAAAATTGGTTCAAAAAATGGTGATTGGTGGTGTGCTGATG TTGTTCTCCCAGAGAAAGCAATAGTCCTAGATTGGGTTTTTGCTAATGCTCCACCTAGAAATGCAAGTGTGtatgataacaataataataaagactTTCGTGCTCTTGTGAGTAAGGTCATACCAGATGAAGAGACTTGGATTTTGGAACAAGAAaggatatatataaaattgcaAGAGCAAAGAAGGTTAAAAGAAGAAGCTCTAGCTGCCAAG GATGAAAAAACAGCTATCATAAAAGctaaaacaaaggaaaaaacttTGCAAAGATTTTTACATTCTCGAAAGCATATAGTGTTCACTGAACCTCTTCGTGTTCAGGCAGGGAGTACAATAACTGTGTTTTATAATCCCTGCAACACAATCTTAAAGGGAAAACAAGAGGTTTGGTTTACACATTCATTTAATCGTTGGACTCATCGTAATGGTTCGTTTCCACCTCAAAAAATGCTGTCTTCAAAGATCGAAACTTATCTCAAAACCTCCG TTAAGGTTCCATTGGACGCATATATGATAGATTTTGTATTCTCCGACCAAAAAGACGGTGGAATTTTTGACAATAACAATACAATGGATTATCATATACCTGTTTCGGGCAGTATTGTAAAGGAAACAACCTTGAATATTGTCCATATTGCTGTTGAGATGGCCCCTATTGCGAAG GTTGGAGGGCTTGGTGATGTTGTTACTAGCCTATCACGAGCAATTCAAGAACTAGATCACAATGTAGATATTATTCTTCCAAAGTATGATTGTTTGAACCTTAGCAAT GTAAAAGATTTTCGATATCACAGAAACTATCTTTGGAATGGGTCTGAAATAAAAGTATGGCATGGAACGGTGGAAGGTCTCTCAGTGTACTTCTTAGAACCTCAAAATGA GTTCTTTCGTGCTGGTTGTATCTATGGTCGTGAGAACGATGCAGAAAGATTTGGTTTCTTTTGTCATGCAGCTCTTGAATATTTATTTCAAGATGGATTTCAGCCA GATATCATCCATTGCCATGATTGGTCGAGTGCACCAGTTACATGGTTATGCAAAGAACAATACAGACAATGTCTAAGCAAAGCAGGAGTTGTGTTTACAGTTCATAACCTTGAATTTGGAGCTCATTTAATTGGAAAAGCAATGGCATACACAGACAAGGCTACAACT GTCTCCCCAACTTATTCTAGAGAGGTTTATGAAAACCCTATATTTGGTCCTCATTTTGACAAGTTTCACGGTATCTTAAATGGAATTGACCCCGATATATGGGATCCATTTAATGACAAGTTCATACCT ATGTCATACACATCTGAAAATGTTGTTGAAGGTAAAAAAGCTGCCAAGGAAGCCTTGCAACAAAGACTTGGTTTAAAAACAGTTGATAGGCCTTTATTGGGAGTTATTTCTCGATTGACTCATCAAAAAGGAATTCATCTCATCAAGCATGCCATATATCGCACCCTAGAACGTGGTGGACag GTTGTGTTACTTGGCTCAGCTCCAGATCCTCGTATCCAAAACGATTTTGCAAATTTGGCTAATGAGTTACATTCTCTTCATTATGATCGTGTCAGACTTTGTCTTGTATACGACGAGCCCTTATCACACTTG ATATATGCTGGAGCTGATTTCATTGCAGTTCCTTCAATCTTTGAGCCATGTGGACTGACTCAACTTATAGCAATGAGATACGGTTCAATACCTGTTGTTCGAAAAACAGGAG GACTATATGATACTGTATTTGACGTTGACCATGATAAAGATAGAGCACAGGCACAAGATCTTGAACCGAATGGGTTCAATTTTGATGGAAGTGATGCTGCTGGTGTTGATTATGCCCTGAATAg GGCAATATCAAGATGGTACGAGGATCGTGATTGGTTTAACAGTTTATGCAAAAGAGTGATGGAACAAGATTGGTCATGGAATCGTCCAGCTCTTGATTATTTAGAGCTTTACCATGTTGCACGTAGGGCACCATGA